Proteins from a genomic interval of Desulfuromonas sp.:
- the fsa gene encoding fructose-6-phosphate aldolase, whose protein sequence is MKFFIDTAEVNEIRSAHELGLVDGVTTNPSLIAKSGRDFKEVVTEIAGIVDGPISAEVISLDADGMVDEALELVKINKEKIVIKVPMTSEGLKATRRLSEKGIRTNVTLVFSSVQALLAAKAGATYVSPFVGRLDDIGHEGMEGIEQIRTIFDNYGYTTEIIVASVRSPQHVLQAGLIGADICTIPFSVMQQLARHPLTDIGIEKFLADWDKTKK, encoded by the coding sequence ATGAAATTTTTTATCGATACCGCCGAAGTCAATGAAATCCGTTCGGCGCACGAACTGGGACTCGTTGACGGGGTTACCACCAACCCGTCGCTGATTGCCAAGAGTGGCCGTGATTTCAAGGAAGTCGTCACCGAGATTGCCGGCATTGTCGACGGCCCGATTTCGGCCGAGGTCATCTCTCTCGATGCTGATGGCATGGTTGACGAGGCGCTCGAGCTGGTCAAAATCAATAAAGAGAAGATTGTTATCAAGGTGCCGATGACCAGTGAGGGGCTCAAGGCGACCCGCCGCCTTTCGGAAAAGGGAATCAGGACCAATGTGACCCTGGTCTTCTCCTCGGTGCAGGCGTTGCTGGCGGCCAAAGCCGGCGCCACCTATGTTTCGCCGTTCGTCGGTCGGCTCGACGATATCGGCCACGAAGGAATGGAGGGGATTGAACAGATCCGGACCATTTTTGATAACTATGGCTACACCACCGAGATTATTGTCGCCTCGGTCCGCAGCCCGCAGCATGTACTGCAGGCCGGTCTGATCGGCGCCGATATCTGCACCATCCCGTTCTCGGTCATGCAGCAGCTGGCCAGGCATCCTCTGACCGACATCGGCATCGAGAAGTTTCTGGCCGATTGGGATAAGACAAAGAAGTGA